From the Eschrichtius robustus isolate mEscRob2 chromosome 3, mEscRob2.pri, whole genome shotgun sequence genome, the window AGACATGGTCTCTTCTGTAGGGTGACTAATTGCCTGTTGACTATTAAATGATTTTAAACCAGTGTGTTAAATGTGTGGTAGAGATAAGTACACAATGATATGTGGGAGCACATATTGGAACTGCTTCTTGGGGAGGTGATACCTTGGCTGAGACTGAATGGACAGTAGGAATTCTGGAGAGGGGGCAGATTGAGAAGGGAAAACATACCAAACTGGAAAagcttcctagaggaggtgacACCTTAACTGAATCTGAAAAAGGCAGTAGGAGTTATGAGAAAAGGAACAGGTTGGGAAGGGAAAGCAACCAAGCAGAGTGGATAGCACTGTAAAGGCTCAAAAGTGAGAGAAAGCATAACTctttctggaaaatgcaagtaGTTCTGGGTTGCTGTAGAATGTTGAGGAAAGGTGTGGCAGGAGATAAAACTGGCAGAGTGGTAGGAAATAAAGCAGGGCCAGATTATGGAAACCCTTGCTTGGACTTTACTCTGAATCACTGTGGTAATAaggagaatggataaagaggGTTTGTAACTGGAATTAGAGGAGACTAGTGAAGAGGTTATTGCAGTAATCTAGGCAAAGTCATGATGACCGAATTTTTATCAATCAGGATGAAGACAAGGGGCATCTATTTATGATATGCAAGATAGAGCCTATGGATTTTGATGACTGATGAGATTAGTAAGAAGATCATTTAGTTAATGTTTATGGAATCCTAACCATTTTTCAGGACTGAGCGAGCCAGTCACTTCCACATGTATTTCCTCATTTATTCTCACTACAGCCCTTTGGATTTTATATTGTTGTTGttcctgttttacaaataaggaagctGAGGTTGAGAAAGTTTGGTAACACTCAGACACAGAGCCAGTGAGTACCACTGTTCAAACTCCCAGTCTCTCTGACTTCTCTAAAGAACAAcgctcttaaccactgtactgTACTGCTTAACAGTTTCCAGGTTAGTATCTTGATTGCTGGTAGTGCTGGATTACTGAGACAGTGAGTCTGTGGGAGCAGTGCTAGGGAAAATGATGAGTTCTGTTTTGGACATTTCAGATGTCCTTTGGGACATCCAGGTAGAGATGTCTAGGTGGAAGCTGGATCTAAAATTCTGAATCCCAGAAGGATGGCCTGAGCTGAATATACTGCTCTGGGAGTTGTTAGTCTATAGGTGGTTGTGGTGGTATCACTTAGCAAGTGGACTGGATAGTAACGCGATAATGGTGGTTGACGGCTTTGGAGTGGACATGACCACCTAAAGAACGAATATGCGTACATGAAGAATAAGACAAGGTGTGTCTTTCGGTCCTTCAATTCTAGACATTCTTTCCCATAACATCTCAAATTTCACTCCACccccatcaaaaacaaaaaactaggaaCTGTTCTCCTATATTTGATTAGTGGTGGAATGAGATTAGCTATGATAGCtgttttgtcttttctcattctgCTTAAGTTAAACAGCAGAACCATAGCTTGTTTAGCATTGAAAGCTTACAAGTACAAGTAAAAGATGGAAAAGAAGGAAGCAAAATCCATGAAGCTGTATTATTAAACTTTTCAGATTGGTAAGTATTCACGAACCCTGGCAGCCTTTAGAGATGCTTGTACTGTGTTACCATGTTCACATTGGCAGCAGCTTATAGCATCCATTATGTCCGAAGGAACATGTTTTATAACAGAATGCTTGGTATTTATTAATGCAAGGTAGCTTGGGAGTTTATTGCAGTCACTGCCTTTTCCCCTGGGATTTACAGAGTGTGGTGGATTATACGTGTCTGTCCCTGGATAGTACCCAGAATGAACAGGGCAGCAGTTTGGATATCTGGGTGATTGTGCCATAACATAAGGGAGAGTATATTGGATGCTTCTAGTCTGCTCCAtagtctgttccattttgagtagAGTACAGATTTGGAGGCTTCTGCTACCTCTTCAGGCCGGCGAATGGAAAGGTTTATTTGGTTcgcattcttatttatttttttccttggttcttttttaaacaacattCTCTGGCAAATCACTGGGCTCTGAGAGATCAGAGCCTGTACACGGAAAAGAACGGACAGGGATGATATTGTCTTCCTTAGTTTATCTTTTGAGTTGCTTCTCTCTTCCACAGGGAAGACAATGTGTGTTAAATGAGATATTCTGTCATGTAGCTGTCTTTGAGGGAATTATAATTGCTATGGTCATTTTAGGTGGCTTCAAGGGAGTTGAGTTCATTCGGCTTCAGTTGCCTGAATAAATTAACGCTTTGAAATGGAATCTCTCCAAGTCAAGTCTTTGATTGTGATTACACTGACTGATTTTTATGAGATCACCTATAGTCTAAAGCACTTTATGTCGATGCATATTGATAACATTAACACTCATTTATGTATATTTGTGGGTAACTTTCAGAACCCTTGTCTCTCTGGAGTTCTGGGATACTATACTTCAGGTTCATtaacttctaaaatatttattgaacaccttctACCTGCCAGGTAGTGGTCTAGATGACAGAGGGTAAACTTGTTTAGGAAACAAACCAGAGAAGGTCCCTTCTCTTTTGGAGCTTACTTTCTTTAGGATATTAGACATTGAATGAGGCTAGTTCAGATAAGTTGGTACTTGTGAAAGATCTGTAACAAGCTCTCTGGGTGTGTCTGTTCTCCTTCCCTGCTGCATATCCAGATCCTACCCACCCTCATGTGAAGCCCAGCTCAATTGGAAGCTTTGCCATAATAGCCTTATCTGATCCTTCCAGCTGATATATTCTTCCCCTCTCTGAAATCCTGTGTTATTCTCTCTACAACTTATatcaccttaattttttttttctatttgttttacaGTTGTTAGTGCACGTGTAAAGTCTCCTCTATTAGACTGTAAGTTATTGGGGGCAGGATAAATACCCTGTTCATCTTGGTTTTGGGCATTCCATATGTAGGCAGCGGGATGTTGTAGGAAAAAACACAGAACTTAGAGCCAGAAGGCTTGAATTTGAGGACTGGCTTCCCTACCAGCTAACTGTGAGACtataggcaagtcatttaacttcacTGAAATTGTTTCCTATCTCTGAGAGGATAGTAGTTATCTTTCCATTCCTAAACAGTTGTTGAGAGGCTTAAACTGAGATAATATATGAGACTGTACTTTGTAAATtctaaattcttacacaaatatttatttggtgatatcatagtaaatattcagtaagtatttgaaTGAGTAAGCATTTGCTTTCAGTTAACACTGTTTCCTGGGTAGTTCTTTTGCTTAATGAAGTCTctatgattttgcaaatatgctaGACTATCTTCCATCTTATTTTACTGTAAAATGATTCTGTTCCTCAGAATTGGCATCCTCTTCACTCCCAgggcattctttttttcttttctccctaggTTCTATgtaatattaaaacaacaaatgaTATTTGATCTGTTTCAGCAGGTGCTACATTATGGCTGACATGCAAAATCTGGTAGAAAGGTTGGAGAGAGCGGTGGGCCGCCTGGAGGCAGTCTCCCAGGCCTCTGGCACGCACTGTGGGTATGCAGACGGTGCTGCAAAAGGTAAGCAGCATACAAGCCAGCAGAATACCTTGAGTGGTGAATACTTGGTGTCCTGGCCGGAAATTCTTCTGTCACAGTATATTCCTTCCTTTGGAGCTAACTCCCTAAAACGTTTAATCTAGAAAGTTCATTGCCTATAATTCGTATTGCTGTGAACAGATAAGGGAGGAAGTGACTTGTGCAGGGAGGCCTGTGGTTAAGTTATTTTAACACGAGAACTTCCTGCTTGTGTGACATTTCCTGTTCTTTCTTTAGCAAAATGACTCTAGTATAAGTCAAATGACAAGTGATATTAAATTTCCTCTCTCCAGACGATTGGCAAATTGGCCATTTTGCACATGCCCAATTGAATCAGATTGTTAGAGCTAAAAGGAACCTTGAGAGggatcattttgtttattttcattctattgATAAAGAAAATTAAGCTCAGCAAGAAAAGGGGACTTAGCCAGGGTCGCACAAGAAGTTAATGGTGGTTCTGGAGCTAGAACACAGGCTCCTGACTCATGCTCCAGCCTTCTGTTTACTGTGTTACCTTGCCTCTCTGCTTTCATATGGAAGTGCCTTTAACAAATCCTCTTTCTGATGTGTGACCAATTCTTCGTGGTGTGTCTGTCTTCAGCAGGAATGACTCCGTATGTGCAAGCATTTGACTCACTCTTGGCCGGTCCTGTGGCAGAGTACCTCAAGATCAGTAAAGAGATTGGGGGAGATGTGCAGAAGCATGTAAGGAGGTTTGgcccttttttccctcttttaagGACTGGTGGCTTTCTTCAGATCCTACTCATCCTTGGTTGAAGAGCCCCTTGAGAGGCTCCTGGCTCCTTCTCTTCTACCTGCACTGAGGAACTCAGTCCACGCACTGGAACATTTCCTCAGGTTTTTCCAGGCTCCCTGCTTTTATCACATATTCCGCATGGGCTTCTTTTATACAGATAGTTTGCTTGGTGCATAAAACGTGGCTTGGTTCATCTTTGTAGTGAGAACATGCTACCAGTCTGATCCCAGTGTGTTATATAACCAAGCCTGGAGTGGCTTATTCAAAGGAGTCATCATCATGACTTAGCATTTATAAAACTAAGCATGGTACTTATGCTAAAGCTATGCTAATGTGAGTTATTTTCACACTTAGCCCACAGTAAGAATGTGAAGTAGGCAATGACAGGTGCCTCTCCACCAACCTCCCTTCATGTGCTGCTACCCACGTTGTCACCCCCGCCcctactctgtctctctctctgagacCCAGAATCCTCCTGCTAGTCTTCTAAGTGATCCTTTGTCAGCAAGAACCATGTTTAGGATCTTCCTGACCCATCAGCAAAACTGGTTGCTTGATCTTTGGAAGAGCTATTTGGAGCCTCTTATATACCATCTGTTGGCAATGGTGTTAACTCTAGAGAGTGGGACTGGGACTTAGGTAGGAGTGTGAGGCTTGCATTTTTACTTTATACAGTAGGTCACATTTGAAAAGGTTTTAAAACGTatcacttttatatatatattttttacttttatattttaaaaatacaaatccaGAAAAAATATATGACTTCAATTTGAATTTTTGTATTTGTAGTGCTTATAGCCTCATGTTTCTTAAACTCTTGGTCATGACCTtcagtaagaaatacatatttgtgggacttccctggtggtccagtggttaagactctgcacttccactgcagggggcatgagttcgatccctggttggggaactaagatcccgcatgccgcacggcgcagccaaaaaaagaaagaaagaaagaaagaaatgcatatTTGTAACTAAGATATAAGTTTCACATTATGCTACTTgtgttgcacttttttttttttggaaataatttccagTTGATGTATTGCACTCATTGTTCTATTCTCCTTCACTTAATAAAGTGCTGGTTATGGGGTCACAAAGTTGATTTAATTATCTGTGATAGGTCATGGTCCAGCATTTGAAAAATAGCTTTAACACAGAGGAGTAAATACCTTGAGAATTTGAGGCATAAATTTAGGCTTTTGCTTTAACTGTCACCTCTAGTTCCTGAGAACAGATTTGGGAGGGCGGGGGAGGTGATGAGAGGTAAGAGGGATTTTCAGTGCACTTCATATCACACTGCATGTTCAGTTGCTGACTTGACTTCATCGAAAGCTAGCCCCAGTTATCTTCATTTCCAACTCTGGATTATATCCCTGATTAGTTCCAGCAGGAACAATGATATATTAGTCTGCCATCAGTCCCAAGAATCAGGAGTACTTGAAGAAATCAGCGTGAAGTGCCTGGGTTGCTACCAGAGTACATGGAAGTGGAGGTTTCAGGTTATTCTTACCAGGACCTCTCCAGTTGTAAAGTGTCATTGATAGCTGattcttctcctttcctctccttttcaggCGGAGATGGTCCACACGGGTCTGAAGTTGGAACGAGCGCTCTTGGTTACAGCCTCTCAATGCCAGAAGCCAGCAGGCGTAAGTTCATTACTAGTTGGTTTGATGCACAGGACAGGTTGAGAGCTTTCTGCTAAGCTATCACAACATGCTAAGATAGACCTACTAGGCTCATGTATGTTCACACCAAGTCCCAGAGGGAGAGTCAGATTTTAAGCGCCACTATGGGAATGTGCCATTGAGTATATATTTATTGGGCTCTAATGgctttttttctgtcattttacttAAGACTGTAGTTATCCCTGGGACTTTGCTGCTTCTCTCAATAGACATTCTTAGCCCAAATTCATCATATTGTCCCTTATGCCCTTTGGGACCTAGAGAGTGGTTCTCTTGCTCCACTGTGAGTGGGCTTAGTAAGGCTGCTGGGGAGATCCTAAAACTCCTAAAGTACTGCTTCTCCAAAGTACTGCTTCTCCCCTCACCCTTCAGTGGTTAGGCATCTCTCTTTAACTTTATTCCTACCTCAAGATTTTATGCTGCCAcaagtatgaaaataaattagagaaaattTAGATTTTTCTCAGAGCCAAACATTttagttttgtttcatttcttctttttgcatTTGGCTTTCCTAGGCAGAAGGCTAATAAAATAAGTCTTCCTACTAATGCTGTATTAAAACCTGTGAACCCTTGGCATGcctaaataatgtaaaaatagcGTAAGATAATGTTAAATATGTTAGACTCTAATTTTTAATCTATCTCGAATAGTTAAAGCATTTTGTCTAAACCTTTTTTCCAAGCCCACACTTTCCACAACAAATCAGGCAGCTGAGACATTATTATCTTTCCCTTGCTTTAGATCGAGGATTGGCAGACTGTAGTctgcaggccaaatctggcctgccacctattttaaatgaagtttcttttggaacacagccatgtccatttttttaagtattgtttGTTGCTGCTTTGTGCACTACAACGGCAGAGTTGAAAAATAGCAACAGAGAccgtatggcctgcaaagcctgaaatatttacagtctggctctttacagaaagtttgccgACTCCTGCTTTAGACTGTTCTCATGCTAAGATCTGAGAAATGAGATGTTCAGGAAACCAAGCTTCGGATGAAGGATGAAAACACAGAAACACAAGATTCATCCATTTTGCTAAGCTGTCTGCTCAAGTGCCAAGCCCTCTAATTGCATTTGATTCAACAGATCTCTTCTCAGCAGCTGCTATATGGCTAGCAATGTGTTGAGGGCTATACGGATTATAAAAGAGGGCTAAGACAAAGCCCTTGTCTTTGAAGAATCAATGACAAAGAAAAGCATGTTTACATGGGTCCATTAATAAATTGTTCTGGTGTGTGATAAGGTGCCAGAATTGGTTATGCTGATGATAGATGCTGTAGGAGGCCGGTGTGGTTGGTGGAGTGCTGTCCCTCATGACGCAGAGGAGCACATGGATAGATGGAAAAAgaggagcccagaaatgaactagTGTCTCCTGTTAGTGGGACAGAAAAGAGGCAAGTGGCAGAAATGGTAGAATTTTGTGGTACAGCTGGAGTATGGGTCCTGATCATGAAGAACCACAAAATCCAGCCTGGGGAGTTAGAACTGTCTAAGGAGAGTGAGATGATAAGCAGTATTGTAGCCATGTGAATCTTTGCACGATAAATACAGAGTTTATTTGCATGCTTGTTGTAGTTCGTGAAGAATTCTTGCCTTGAGGATCAGAGTTGAGCAACATAAAGGCTTTTATAAAAATACACTAACCTCAGTCTTTTCTTGCATCTTTTTCTAGAATAAGCTTTCCGATTTGTTGGCACCCATCTCCGAGCAGATCCAAGAAGTGATAACCTTTCGGGAGAAGAACCGAGGCAGCAAGTTGTTCAATCACCTGTCAGGTGTCAGCGAAAGTatccaggccctgggctgggtggCTATGGTGAGCGGCACAGCTTCCATGGGAGGGAAGGGACAGATTGAAAGAGGCAAGGAGATATGGCTGGAGAGGCCCCAAGTCACTGACAGCTTCTCTTTTTCTAGTCTCCCAAGCCTGGTCCCTATGTGAAGGAAATGAATGATGCTGCCATGTTTTATACAAACCGAGTCCTCAAGGAGTACAAAGATGTGTAAGTCCAGCCTGTGCTCAAGGGGTAAAGGACAAACCCAGCTGGTTACTTGCTGGAGTAGTGCTTTGGGTTAAGTTAAGACTGCCTTTGGCTGCTGTGTTGGTTCTCTTATCTCAGGGCTGGTTTTTGGAAAGTTTGATAGATATTGGCTCATAGAAGCTGTATTTGCAAGCAAGCAGGAAGtgtttctgtttcctcttctgctttTTCTCCAGGGTTTGTAGAGGACTTTTGAGTCTTCTCATCCTTACCCTTCCAGGTTTAGGAGGTAAAATGGACTAATGCCCTTTTATTTGCCTATGCGGTCAAGATTTTGTTCCTTTGTTGAAAACTTCTAACTGGCCCAGTTACAAAAGATTCAGTAAGATTTACTAGAAAATGACCCTGACTATTCACGTGGTCAGGTAAAGTGAGATGAAGGCTGCCTGACCACTGCAGGTATTGCATAAGGGGAGTCATTGTACGTCCAACCACACATGTACACCAGTGCCTACTTCtccattgctggttttgagctgGAGTGACTGCAGGCAGCTATTACTTAGCTGCATAACTCTCCAAACCCTTCCTTTCTTCCGTCCATCATCAGTTAACCAACATCTGTGAAGGATTAAGCCTTCATGTGGGTGAAAAATGTCCCAGAACACCAGGCCGCTCCTTGATCCTTCCAGTAACCTGGGGTTAAACATCACAGTGTTTTCATTATACTCCACCATATACTCTGcaatttacagttgaggaaattaGGCTTTATGGTAAACAATCATAAACTCTTCCAGCTAATAATGTATAAGAAGAGAggaggacttacctggtggcgcagtggttaagaatccacctgccaatgtaggggacacaggtttgatccctggtcggggaagatcccacatgccgcggagcagctaagcccatgcgccacaactactgagcctgtgctctagagcccacgagcctcaactactgagcccgcgtgccacaactactgaagcccacacgcctagagctggtgcactgcaacaagagaagccaccgcaatgagaagcccacgcaccgcaacgaagagtagcctcccacTCGCCGCTACTAGAGatagcccacgcgcagcagcgaagacccaaacgcagccaaaaaaattaaaaaaaaattttttttttttaattaaaaaaagagagagagagaggatactTGAACTATAGTGCAGTGCTGTTTCTATAATTTAATACTGATTATTTCCTCCTAAcaggaagtttttatttttaatttcttaggaGGAGGGCATATTTTTGACATAAGGCATTATGCTATAAGGCAGTTGAGTTTCTTGGAGTCCTAGAGATCCACAGTGATGCTTAAGAGACCTCTCTACCATGGCTTCATGCACGGAATGTTTGCTTTTATCAGTTTTGTATATTAGGCTCTGCCTAAGGTCTACATTGAAATAGTGGTtttgctacttttaaaaaaagtttgaggAATACTGCTGTAAGAGATAGAAAGATATAATCTGGAGTCCCTATCCGTATGGACTTTGGTCTAATTAGGGTAAGAGAATAGGttcaaaaaaagaaggaaagctcaGTTACGATAGAAAAGCTGCCGTTGAGCAGAGCCTAAGAAACGCCACAGGCAAGAGGATGTGAGTTCACAGATAGGAGGGGATCTGGGATCACTATTGTAGTGTACCCTGCCTGTCTGTGATGAGTTCTTCTTTAATTCTCCCAGGGATAAGAAGCATGTGGACTGGGTCAGAGCTTACTTGAGTATATGGACAGAGCTGCAGGCTTACATTAAGGAGTTTCATAGCACTGGACTGGCCTGGAGCAAAACGGTGAgtgctcctcccctcccttcatcCCTCCAGGACTGGATCTACAGGTTTCTTAGACTTTAGCACTACCAAGGTCTAAGAAGGAATGTTAGTCTTCTCAGTGGAgggtagaaagaaaaaggagagaatgaaaggggaaaaaagagaaaagaaagcaagggTCAGAGAAGGAATAGTCAGTTCTATTCAGCATCAGTAAACATGGGTCAGGGACAGTGATTGGGCTGGAGGAGAGATAGATGAATGAGTTACACTGTGCCAACCCTCAAGAAGCGTAAAAATACAAGTACGAAACCCCACTACAAATCACCAAGCTAAGTGCTGTAATAAAGGTACACACTACAGAGTATGAAGACGAGAAGAATGATTCTCACTGGGAGAGACTGTACTTTGAAGAGGTATACTCTGAGACTTTTCAGGTATAGGACAGACGTGGGGGAAATGGGAATACTAGTAAACAGCAAAGCTTAAACAAAGTAAATGCAGAGTAAATGTAGAGATTGGTCATCTGGCTTCAGTAAGGAGAGAGAGTCACCTATTTAGGAGGAAAGGCTGGAAAGGAAGGTAGTTGAGACTTTTAGACTTTATAATAGGTGATAAGTAACTATCAGAGGTATTTGAGCAAGAGAGTGATAATGATCCTATTTGTCCTTAAAAGAGTCTTAGTATATAGGTTAGGGGTAAGGGCTTATGCTCAGACTATGGAGGTGCTCATGGTGCTAGGGGCTGgtacaaaaaagaatgagatataaCCAAGGTAATAAACTGATTTAATGAGATTGAAGGGGTTGGAAGACTCAAAGAAGATGGAACGGTCAAGCTTGGATGATAATATCTCTCACTGAAATAGAGACATGGGTGTGATGGTGAAATCAGTCTTGGACTTTGTGAGTCTGAGGTACCAGTGACACACTAAGTAAGTATTTAGAACTATAGGTTCAGAGCTGGAATTAGGTAGAGGCCAATGGAAAAATGTGaaggttgaaaaatggagttgagTTGGATCCTTGGGAAAGGGTGAGAAGGAATAAAGCCAAGTTGAGTGTGGGTAGGGAGCATTAATCATTGCATCAGGGGCCACAGTGGGTACCCCATGTATCTTGGACACATGCAGGGCCCTATTGGGGATGGTACAGAGGGGAAGAGAGGCTGATTGTGTTACCTGCACTTACTGTTCCAGGGGCCTGTGGCAAAAGAACTGAGTGGATTGCCATCGGGACCCTCTGCTGGATCGggtcctcctccccctccaccagGCCCACCTCCCCCCCCAGTCCCCACCAGTTCAGGCTCAGAT encodes:
- the CAP1 gene encoding adenylyl cyclase-associated protein 1 isoform X1, translated to MADMQNLVERLERAVGRLEAVSQASGTHCGYADGAAKAGMTPYVQAFDSLLAGPVAEYLKISKEIGGDVQKHAEMVHTGLKLERALLVTASQCQKPAGNKLSDLLAPISEQIQEVITFREKNRGSKLFNHLSGVSESIQALGWVAMSPKPGPYVKEMNDAAMFYTNRVLKEYKDVDKKHVDWVRAYLSIWTELQAYIKEFHSTGLAWSKTGPVAKELSGLPSGPSAGSGPPPPPPGPPPPPVPTSSGSDESASRSALFAQINQGESITHALKHVSDDLKTHKNPALKTQSAPVRSGPKPFSASKPGISPCPKPVTKKEPALLELEGKKWRVENQENVSNLVIDDTELKQVAYIFKCVNSTLQIKGKINSITVDNCKKLGLVFDDVVGIVEIINSRDVKVQVMGKVPTISINKTDGCHVYLSKNSLDCEIVSAKSSEMNVLIPTEGDDFNEFPVPEQFKTVWNGRKLVTTVTEIAG
- the CAP1 gene encoding adenylyl cyclase-associated protein 1 isoform X2, coding for MADMQNLVERLERAVGRLEAVSQASGTHCGYADGAAKGMTPYVQAFDSLLAGPVAEYLKISKEIGGDVQKHAEMVHTGLKLERALLVTASQCQKPAGNKLSDLLAPISEQIQEVITFREKNRGSKLFNHLSGVSESIQALGWVAMSPKPGPYVKEMNDAAMFYTNRVLKEYKDVDKKHVDWVRAYLSIWTELQAYIKEFHSTGLAWSKTGPVAKELSGLPSGPSAGSGPPPPPPGPPPPPVPTSSGSDESASRSALFAQINQGESITHALKHVSDDLKTHKNPALKTQSAPVRSGPKPFSASKPGISPCPKPVTKKEPALLELEGKKWRVENQENVSNLVIDDTELKQVAYIFKCVNSTLQIKGKINSITVDNCKKLGLVFDDVVGIVEIINSRDVKVQVMGKVPTISINKTDGCHVYLSKNSLDCEIVSAKSSEMNVLIPTEGDDFNEFPVPEQFKTVWNGRKLVTTVTEIAG